Proteins encoded in a region of the Moritella marina ATCC 15381 genome:
- a CDS encoding bifunctional 4-hydroxy-2-oxoglutarate aldolase/2-dehydro-3-deoxy-phosphogluconate aldolase, with the protein MINNALIDQLAALAVMPVIQIENADDAVKLVEVLSENGLPAAEITFRSAAAGESIRRIRAAFPDVILCAGTVLTITQVDEAVSAGADFIISPGFNPTTVNYCIKNGIKIIPGINNPSQIEQALELGIKVVKFFPAEASGGVNMVKALVGPYSQIKLMPTGGIKPSNVMDYLAVPQVVACGGSWIATTADIANNNWDTIAKSVRDTCQLVQLNKT; encoded by the coding sequence ATGATAAATAATGCGTTAATTGATCAGCTAGCAGCATTGGCAGTGATGCCTGTGATCCAAATTGAAAATGCCGATGATGCGGTAAAATTGGTCGAAGTATTATCTGAAAACGGCTTACCAGCCGCTGAAATTACTTTCCGTAGTGCCGCCGCTGGAGAGTCTATTCGCCGTATTCGCGCCGCGTTTCCTGATGTAATTTTATGTGCTGGAACGGTATTAACGATAACACAAGTGGATGAAGCGGTCTCGGCGGGTGCTGACTTTATTATTAGCCCTGGTTTTAACCCGACAACAGTGAACTATTGCATTAAAAATGGCATTAAAATCATCCCTGGTATTAATAATCCGAGTCAAATCGAGCAAGCGTTAGAGTTGGGTATCAAGGTGGTTAAATTCTTTCCTGCAGAAGCATCTGGTGGCGTTAACATGGTTAAAGCATTAGTGGGACCCTATAGCCAAATTAAATTGATGCCTACCGGTGGTATCAAACCATCAAATGTAATGGACTATCTTGCAGTACCGCAAGTTGTTGCCTGTGGCGGTAGCTGGATCGCAACGACCGCTGATATTGCCAATAATAACTGGGATACTATTGCTAAAAGCGTACGCGATACTTGCCAATTAGTGCAGCTAAATAAAACCTAA
- a CDS encoding MBL fold metallo-hydrolase: MQVKVIPVTPFEQNCSLLICPETNKAAIVDPGGDIDKILSQIKKHGVEVEKIFLTHGHMDHVGGTEALAAVLKVSIEGPHIADKFWLDQLPMQGQMFGFPHVPPFEPQRWLEHGDTITFGNQQLTALHTPGHTPGHVVFNHVETKQVIVGDVLFSGSIGRTDFPQGCFNTLMTAIKGQLWTLPEETVFFPGHGPTSTIGHEKRTNPHVR; this comes from the coding sequence ATGCAAGTTAAAGTCATTCCAGTTACGCCTTTTGAACAAAATTGCAGTCTATTAATCTGCCCTGAAACCAACAAAGCTGCGATCGTTGATCCAGGTGGGGACATTGATAAGATTCTTAGCCAAATAAAAAAACACGGTGTAGAAGTAGAGAAGATCTTCCTAACCCATGGTCATATGGATCACGTTGGTGGCACTGAAGCACTTGCAGCTGTATTAAAGGTATCAATTGAAGGCCCACATATTGCCGACAAATTTTGGTTAGATCAGTTACCAATGCAAGGACAAATGTTTGGTTTTCCACACGTACCACCATTTGAACCACAACGTTGGTTAGAACACGGCGATACCATTACATTTGGTAATCAGCAATTAACGGCACTCCACACGCCAGGGCATACACCTGGTCATGTGGTATTTAATCACGTCGAGACTAAACAGGTTATTGTCGGTGATGTGTTATTCAGTGGCTCTATAGGTCGTACTGACTTTCCGCAAGGTTGCTTTAATACCTTGATGACTGCGATTAAAGGCCAGTTATGGACATTACCAGAAGAAACCGTATTCTTCCCAGGTCATGGACCAACATCGACTATCGGTCATGAAAAAAGAACCAATCCGCACGTAAGATAA
- the lnt gene encoding apolipoprotein N-acyltransferase: MKSLIQKIGAPLTGALSVFAFSPFDYSISLYVSLFFLLFILDNKSAKQAAGYGFLWGLGFFIAGIHWVAVSILDFGGLPIPVAVLLVVLLCAYLAIYPALCAYLLNRFTAHSALLRYFVAFPAIWLITDWLRGWVMTGFPWLQFGYSQMDTPLVSFAPILGVEGITVAVCLITASLYYAYRERKAVIPAIMISVIVFSAISLKGLEWTTPEASKSIALVQGNTNQDEKWLPEKRTYILNEYLKLSLDNTDADIIIWPESAIPALEFQVKNYLDYVGELMRQSDTTLITGIINYQRVDDIDEYYNAVIVLGQPEQQINHSPVNDRYYKNKLLPIGEFVPFEDLLRPIAPLFNLPMSSFQRGGEEQLNLAASNTHIATAICYEIAFNQTLVNTVKPDTGFILTVSNDAWFGTSIGPNQHLEIARMRAFEFQRPVLRSTNTGITAVFDAQGKEVGRIPQFEKAVLRVDVKPHQGTTPFNRYGNTPLLILAFLLFTFVLGHAFFNKQRTAKNELKNAV, encoded by the coding sequence ATCAAATCACTGATCCAGAAAATAGGCGCGCCACTGACTGGCGCGCTTAGCGTTTTTGCTTTTTCACCATTTGATTACAGCATTAGTTTATACGTTTCATTATTTTTTCTACTCTTTATTCTCGACAATAAATCCGCCAAACAAGCCGCTGGATATGGTTTTCTCTGGGGGCTAGGTTTCTTTATTGCCGGTATTCACTGGGTCGCGGTCAGTATCCTCGATTTTGGTGGTTTACCTATTCCTGTCGCCGTATTACTGGTTGTACTATTATGTGCTTACCTCGCGATATACCCTGCGCTGTGTGCCTATCTGCTTAATCGTTTTACCGCACATTCAGCGTTATTACGTTACTTTGTGGCTTTTCCGGCTATCTGGTTAATTACGGATTGGTTGCGTGGTTGGGTAATGACAGGCTTTCCGTGGTTACAGTTCGGTTACAGCCAAATGGATACGCCACTCGTTAGTTTCGCGCCTATTCTCGGGGTCGAAGGCATCACCGTTGCCGTCTGTTTAATCACTGCCAGTCTATATTATGCTTATCGCGAACGTAAGGCCGTGATACCAGCTATCATGATATCCGTTATCGTATTTTCAGCTATATCTCTAAAAGGCCTAGAATGGACAACACCGGAAGCGAGTAAATCAATTGCTTTAGTGCAAGGTAATACCAACCAAGATGAAAAATGGCTGCCAGAGAAGCGCACCTATATTCTAAACGAATACTTGAAACTCAGCTTAGATAATACCGATGCTGATATAATCATTTGGCCAGAATCAGCGATTCCAGCATTAGAATTTCAAGTGAAAAATTATTTGGATTACGTCGGTGAGCTCATGCGTCAAAGTGATACCACACTTATTACTGGTATTATTAACTACCAACGCGTTGACGATATTGATGAATATTACAATGCCGTGATCGTACTCGGTCAGCCAGAACAACAAATTAATCACTCACCAGTGAACGACCGTTATTATAAAAACAAACTGTTACCCATTGGTGAATTCGTACCGTTTGAAGACCTATTAAGACCGATTGCACCACTGTTTAACTTACCGATGTCATCATTTCAACGTGGTGGCGAAGAACAGTTAAACTTAGCCGCTAGCAATACCCATATTGCCACTGCAATTTGCTATGAGATAGCCTTCAATCAAACGCTAGTAAATACTGTAAAGCCTGATACCGGCTTTATTTTGACCGTCAGTAACGATGCTTGGTTTGGTACTTCAATTGGCCCTAACCAACATCTAGAGATTGCCAGAATGCGTGCATTTGAGTTCCAACGCCCTGTTCTGCGTAGCACGAACACAGGTATTACAGCTGTGTTCGACGCTCAAGGTAAAGAAGTCGGTCGTATACCACAATTCGAGAAAGCAGTATTACGTGTTGATGTAAAACCACACCAAGGCACAACACCGTTTAATCGCTATGGTAATACGCCACTGCTAATACTGGCATTCCTATTATTCACCTTTGTGCTTGGACATGCTTTTTTCAACAAACAAAGAACGGCCAAAAATGAGCTGAAAAATGCAGTCTAA
- the corC gene encoding CNNM family magnesium/cobalt transport protein CorC (CorC(YbeX) belongs to the Cyclin M Mg2+ Exporter (CNNM) family, and was characterized as belonging to a set of three proteins, at least one of which must be present for CorA to function.): MNDDKPHSTNGSSKKGFFEKFSQLFQGEPKNREELVEVIQDAENRELIDQDTKDMIEGVLEVSGLKVRDIMIPRSQMITIDKSQGVDEFLPIMIDSAHSRFPVVNEDKDHIEGILLAKDLLEFVFAGKSDSFKLSSILRPAVVVPESKRVDKLLKEFRSERYHMAVVVDEFGGVSGLVTIEDILEEIVGEIEDEFDEDESAQEDIRRINKSVFSVQALTPVDDFNDYFSSHFSDDEVDTIGGMVAHAFGHLPEQGEIITVDEFQFKVISADRRRIIQLQVKVPEAQQDRLAESA; the protein is encoded by the coding sequence ATGAACGACGACAAACCTCACTCGACAAACGGTTCATCAAAAAAAGGTTTTTTTGAGAAGTTTTCTCAATTATTCCAAGGTGAGCCGAAAAACAGAGAAGAGCTTGTAGAAGTTATCCAGGACGCAGAAAACCGCGAACTAATCGATCAGGACACTAAAGATATGATTGAAGGTGTGCTTGAGGTCTCAGGACTAAAAGTACGCGATATTATGATCCCACGCTCGCAGATGATTACCATCGATAAGAGCCAAGGGGTAGATGAATTTTTACCGATTATGATTGACTCTGCGCACTCGCGTTTTCCAGTCGTCAATGAAGATAAAGATCATATTGAAGGGATCTTATTAGCGAAAGATCTGCTTGAATTCGTGTTCGCTGGAAAATCAGATAGTTTTAAATTATCGTCGATTCTACGCCCAGCAGTTGTTGTACCAGAAAGTAAACGTGTTGATAAACTCCTGAAAGAGTTCCGTTCTGAACGCTACCATATGGCCGTCGTCGTTGATGAATTTGGTGGTGTATCGGGTCTTGTTACCATCGAAGATATTCTCGAAGAGATCGTGGGTGAAATTGAAGACGAATTCGATGAAGATGAATCAGCACAAGAAGATATTCGTCGTATTAATAAAAGCGTGTTTTCAGTACAAGCATTAACCCCGGTTGATGATTTTAATGATTACTTTTCATCTCACTTTAGCGATGATGAAGTGGATACCATCGGAGGCATGGTTGCCCATGCATTTGGTCATTTGCCAGAGCAAGGTGAAATAATTACTGTGGATGAATTCCAATTCAAAGTCATTTCTGCTGACCGCCGCCGTATCATTCAGTTACAAGTAAAGGTACCTGAGGCACAGCAAGATCGCTTAGCTGAATCCGCTTAA
- the ybeY gene encoding rRNA maturation RNase YbeY: MTTTLDLQIATEDDQQLPTEQQFTTWLDAVVKLFQESAEVTIRIVDNAESQQLNSDYRGKDKPTNVLSFPFEVPEGIELNLLGDLIICKQVVEREALEQQKPLTAHWAHMVIHGTLHLLGYDHIIDEEADEMEALETEIMLKLEFEDPYITEK, translated from the coding sequence ATGACGACCACACTCGATTTACAAATTGCCACTGAAGATGATCAGCAATTACCAACAGAACAGCAATTTACAACTTGGTTAGACGCAGTAGTTAAACTGTTTCAAGAAAGTGCAGAAGTCACTATTCGTATTGTTGATAACGCAGAAAGCCAACAATTAAATAGCGATTACCGTGGTAAAGACAAACCAACTAATGTGCTGTCTTTTCCATTCGAAGTACCAGAAGGCATTGAATTAAACCTACTTGGTGATTTAATCATCTGTAAGCAAGTTGTGGAACGTGAGGCGCTTGAGCAACAAAAGCCCCTGACCGCACATTGGGCACATATGGTTATTCATGGAACTTTACATTTACTCGGCTATGATCATATTATCGATGAAGAAGCAGACGAAATGGAAGCTTTAGAAACCGAAATTATGCTAAAACTCGAATTTGAAGACCCCTATATTACTGAAAAGTAA